The sequence below is a genomic window from Halarchaeum grantii.
GCCGGCGGCCGCCTCGAACTCGCCCTTCCACGCCTCGTACGACCCGAAGTCCTCCTCGATGCGCTCTGCGAGGTCGCCCTCGGGCGCGTCGCCGCCCTCGGGGCCCATGGACTCCCAGAAGAGCGTGTGGAGAACGTGGCCGGAGCCGTTGTGGGTGACGTTCCGGATGGCGCCAGCGGAGCCGGAGAAGTCGCCCTCCTCGCGGGCCTCTTCGAGGGTTTCCTCGGCGGCGTTCCAGCCGTTCACGTAGCCCTGATGGTGCGTGTCGTGATGCCAGTTCAGCACCTGCTCGGAGATGCTCGGTTCCAGTGCGTCGTACTCGTACGGCAGCGGCGGTAGCTCGTAATCGCTCATGTCTACACCGCCCACTATACGCGGGACGGATATGAACGTTCGCTGTACCACATTCAAGTACGATAGGTGACTATTTCGATAAGGATTCCTAAGGGCCTATTGAACAAGCAAGTGAGGGTATTAGAATCAGCAAGTCAGACATATACCATCACTCCACTTCCGCATACGGGATGCTTATCAGTACTGAGGGCATCCCGTCGTGTATGGCTACAGACGAGACCGCGCGCGGTCCCGACGACCCCGTCGCGGGGCAGACCGTCCAGCACGGGACCGGCGTGAACTCGAATCGCGCGTTCCCGACGAACAACTATCCGGGGAACCTCGACCCGTTCGTCCTCTTCGAGCGCTTCTACATCGACCCGGACAAGGGGTTCCCGATGCACCCGCACAAGGGGTTCGAAATCGTCTCCTACATGATCGAGGGCGGGATGGACCACGAGGACTCCCTCGGCGTCGAGCACACCGCCTACGAGGACGACGTGATGCGCATCACGACCGGGAGCGGCATCCGCCACTCCGAGTTCCCCGCCGACGGGCAGGCCTGTAACGGCCTCCAGCTCTGGGTGAACCTCCCGCGCTCGGAGAAGGAGGCCGACCCCGACTACATCGACGCCTCGAGTGAGGACCTCCCCACGGAGGCGCGCGACGGCGCGACCGTCACCACCGTCGTCGGCGAGGGCTCCCCCATCGACCTCCGGACGGAGATGGAGTATCTCGACGTCCATGTCTCGGACGCGTGGACGTGGTCGATGCCCGAGGGCTGGTCGGGCTTCCTCTACGGCGTCGAGGGCGAGGGCACCGTGGCCGGGAGCGACTTCGGCGTCGGCGACGTCCTCCCCGTTACGGACGCACGCGACGTCGAGGTGGCGAGCGACGAGGGCGTACTGCGTCTCGTCGCCGTCGCCGGCGAACCCCACGATGAGCCGATCCGCCAGCAGGGCCCGTTCGTCTTCTGAGGTCTGCGTCTTTTCCCTTCTACGCGCTCGCTACCGACAGCGACGCCTGAGTTCGACGACCGTGTCGTGCGTCGTCCACGCGCCGTCGAGTCGCCGCTCGAAGCGCGGCGAGCGCCACGCGCCGCGGGTGCGCGGGACGCGAACGCGCCAGCGCGTCGACGCCGGACTCACGCCGGTCGGCACGAGGGCGGCGCGGACGCCCGCCGCGTCGCGTTCGGCCCCGACGACGTCCGCGTCGAACACGTCGCCCTCGGCGAGGCGGCCCCGAACGCAGTCGCCCGGTCGGAGGCGGCCGACGACGCGCGCCCGGGCGGCCATCGGGGCGTCACTCACGGCGCTCACGTTCGGAAGGACTCGCCGCAGCCGCATTCGCGCGAGACGTTCGGGTTCTCGACGTCGAAGCCCGCGTTCTCGAGGCCGGTTTCGTAGGTGAGCACGGACCCCTCGACGTACTGCTCGCTCGCGGGGTCGACGAAGACGCGGAGACCGTGGGCCTCGACGACGTCGTCGTCGTCCTCGGGCGCGCCGTCGAAGCGCATCCCGTAGGAGAGGCCGGCACAACCGCCCTGCTGGACGAAGAGGCGCAGGCCCGCGACGTCCGTGTCCATGCCCTCGCCCTCCAGGAGGTCGAGCGCCTGTTCGGCGGCCGGTTCGGTGACGTCGACGGTCGGCGTGGCGTCTGCGGTGGACATGCGCGTGGATACGCGCTCCACCGACAAGAGGCGTTCCTGTACGGGAATACAGGACGCGGACGCACGGCCCTTCGGGACACGCTCGGGTGTCGCCCGCCGTGGATGCGACATGCACGTCAGGGGCTGAGACACGGCCGACGCGTGCACCGACGTCGTGGTCGGCGACGCGTACCTCGACGGAGGCGACGTCGAGCGGCTGGCCGTGGCCGGTGGCGACGACGGCCGGGTCGTGCCGTCGAGCGTCCCGCCGGGACGCGTCGCCCGCCCCGAGGGGACCTCTCGGTATTACAACTGTATCCGTGTACAGCGAGTGCGTATACGTCTTTGGGCCGTCGAACCACGGGCGAGCGGTGTGGGCGGCCGGCGCGTGGCTTGGATCTTGACCAGATGGTAAACCTCTTTACGTCCGCGCCGTCACGAACACGTATGGTAGACGTAGCAGTCGTCGGCGGCGGTCCCGCCGGCCTGAGTGCCGCACAGTTCGCCGCGAAGAACGACCTCGAGACGGTCGTCTTCGACACCGACGAGACGTGGATGCACAAGGCCCACCTCTTCAACTACCCGGGCGTGCGCTCCATCGACGGGATGTCGTTCATCGACGTCGCGCAGAAGCAGGCGGACGCACGCGGTGCCGACCTCCACGAGGACGAGGAGGTCACGAGCGTCGAAGAGACCGAGAACGGCTTCGCGCTCACGACCGAGGACGGCGAGTACGAGGCCGACTACGTCGTGCTCGCGACCGGCGGCAATCGCGACCTCGCCGAGGACCTCGGCTGTGCGTTCACCGACGAGGACGTCGTCGACGTGAACGTCGACATGCAGACCTCCATCGACGGCGTCTACGCGACCGGCGCGATGGGTCGCGACACGAAGTGGCAGGCCGCGATCGCCGTCGGTGACGGCGCCGCCGCCGTCCTCGACATCCTCTCGAAGGAGAAGGGCGAGTACTATCACGACTTCGACATGCCGTCCGACGTTCCCGAACTCTGAGGGGAACGAAGTCGGACGCGGCCCCGTAGCGACCGGCGCACACGCGCCCGAACCGCCGCACTCTCCTCCCGCCTCACCGCATGGTAGACAGAACCGACGAAGACGGTCCTACGCGCGCGATTCGGTGGTTCGCCGAGACGGTCGGCTCCGAGTGGCATCTCCGAATCCTCCACGCCCTTCGGGACGGCGAACACCGCTTCAGCGAACTCGAGCGCCGAACTGGGAGCAGTCCGTCGACGCTCTCGCGCGTCCTCGACGACCTCGCGACCACCGGACTCGTCGAGCGCCGCGTGCAGGAGCGCCCGATTGCGACCTATTACCGACTGACGGCGCGTGGCCGCGCTCTCGCGCCGGTATTCGACGCCGTCGAAACGTGGGCCGACGAGTATCGGGACGCGTAACCCCACAGCTGACACCGCCTCGACACGCGGTACATGTCTGATTCGGGAACAGTATCTATCGCTGGTGACTTCCTCGAATCCACCCCCGACGACGACGCACGCCCCGCTTGGCGGCGCACACGAGAACGGCGGACAGCGCGGTGTCGGGTCGGTCGCCGCCGTCGCCAGCGTTGTCGCCACCTCGAAGGGGGCGAGAGAGGTCGACGCCGCCGCGGCGAGTGAGCGCGTCATCGAGAGCCGTACGCGCGAGCCAATACGCGTCGCTGTGGCGTACGCCCGCTATACGGTCGTG
It includes:
- a CDS encoding pirin family protein, translated to MATDETARGPDDPVAGQTVQHGTGVNSNRAFPTNNYPGNLDPFVLFERFYIDPDKGFPMHPHKGFEIVSYMIEGGMDHEDSLGVEHTAYEDDVMRITTGSGIRHSEFPADGQACNGLQLWVNLPRSEKEADPDYIDASSEDLPTEARDGATVTTVVGEGSPIDLRTEMEYLDVHVSDAWTWSMPEGWSGFLYGVEGEGTVAGSDFGVGDVLPVTDARDVEVASDEGVLRLVAVAGEPHDEPIRQQGPFVF
- a CDS encoding winged helix-turn-helix transcriptional regulator, with product MVDRTDEDGPTRAIRWFAETVGSEWHLRILHALRDGEHRFSELERRTGSSPSTLSRVLDDLATTGLVERRVQERPIATYYRLTARGRALAPVFDAVETWADEYRDA
- a CDS encoding FAD-dependent oxidoreductase translates to MVDVAVVGGGPAGLSAAQFAAKNDLETVVFDTDETWMHKAHLFNYPGVRSIDGMSFIDVAQKQADARGADLHEDEEVTSVEETENGFALTTEDGEYEADYVVLATGGNRDLAEDLGCAFTDEDVVDVNVDMQTSIDGVYATGAMGRDTKWQAAIAVGDGAAAVLDILSKEKGEYYHDFDMPSDVPEL
- a CDS encoding HesB/IscA family protein, whose amino-acid sequence is MSTADATPTVDVTEPAAEQALDLLEGEGMDTDVAGLRLFVQQGGCAGLSYGMRFDGAPEDDDDVVEAHGLRVFVDPASEQYVEGSVLTYETGLENAGFDVENPNVSRECGCGESFRT
- the sod gene encoding superoxide dismutase, giving the protein MSDYELPPLPYEYDALEPSISEQVLNWHHDTHHQGYVNGWNAAEETLEEAREEGDFSGSAGAIRNVTHNGSGHVLHTLFWESMGPEGGDAPEGDLAERIEEDFGSYEAWKGEFEAAAGAAGGWALLVYDTHSNQLRNLVVDKHDQGALWGAQPILALDVWEHSYYYDYGPARGDFVSAFFDVVDWEEPSARYEQAVERFE